Part of the Lagenorhynchus albirostris chromosome 19, mLagAlb1.1, whole genome shotgun sequence genome, CGCTGGGCTCACTGGGCAGGGAAAGGCCACTCAAACAATGGGCCATCTGCCCCTCCCTGCGTGCTCCCGGTTGACACTGAGAAACCTCCCAGACCAAGGGCTCAGAGATGAAGTGGATGTCGAGGTCCCCAGCCAATGAGGTTTAAATTAAAGGCTCCCTTTAATTGCCAGCTTTGAGGCCACTTCCCAGCAGCCATCCATGGACAGTGCAGTAATAATTGCTACTGTTTATGGAGGGTTAAGGTGCAGCAGGCAAGaagagggggcagggagagatcCCTGAGTGAAAGGGTATGGCCAGTGGGCCCTGGCATTAGGTTCACCATTTCCACATCACCATTTCTTGGAGCTCTCGAGACTTCAGTCAGAACTTATTAAATGCTGTATCCCATTACTGGGAAATCCCCGGCAGTCTAATGGTTAGGATGCGGCACTTTCACGGCtgtggtccaggttcaatccctagtcagggaactaagatcccacaagcctcacggtcaaaaaaataaattaaataaataagtgttgaattaaaacaaataaatgctgtATCCCATTATTAATGCTACTTAGATGAAACAAAGGAGAGAGGGCTGCATCCTCTCAGGGCAGGAACATGAACAGGTCCTGGGATGTCTAGAGGTGACTGTGGAAGCACCTGAAACAGCAGCCCTAAGCCCGAGCCACCATGACAGGTGACAAGTTGAGTGCATTAACTCACAGCAATGACTGGAGTGGGTACTCTCCCCAGCTGtaagactgaggcacagaggggttgaCTAACACCCCCGAAGGTCACTAGGCTGGTGTTTGAACTCAGTCGTTCTGCAGAGCCAGGCCTCTTAGCTGCTCAAAGGATGATCCTCCTGGAGTAAAAGCAGGTTGGCAAAGCCGGACAAGTTGTGGCTTCCAAAACAGATAAAGGTCATTTCCTCCTCCCCTGCAGGGTGGCCATGGCCCATTGTACCCTACACAAGGGCAATGTTACGTGGGTGAGTGGGAGTGTGCCCACCCAGAAAGGGTGCCTTTTGCTGACTCACACAACCAAATGGGTGGGTAACAGCATACCAGTCTCCCCTCCTTCTACCCCCCTTAGAGCCAGCTCCCAATTCCTGAGCTGCAAAAGCACCCTTTGTCCCCAGGGTTTGGGTATGCCCTAGTTCCTGGATCCTGCTCAGGTCTGATCCCAGAGCAAAGGGTGTCCCGTCGGCCCTGGCTTCCCAAGTCAGGGCCCTCAGAGAACGATGGGTGTGAGTGCTGGCAAGTGGGGAGGGCTGGGAAGGCTGGCAGCACAGGCTCACCTGCCCTTTCCGTGGGCAGAGTCCACACGTATGGTCATTTGAGAATGAGGCGCTCCCTCAGGGGCACCAGCAGTCTATGTAAAGGGATGTGCATCTATTGTGGCATTTGATTTCCTCCATTTTCCCCAGTCACTGTTGTCCCCACTCCCTCTTCCTGCAGGCAACAGGCTCACCGGTGAAGACACCCGCCCAAAGTCACTCGGCCTGAAAGTCTGGAATACCTTATAAAATGCGAATAACCAACCTAAGGTCACTCTGCCAGAATGTCTGGAATACTTTGTAAAATGCGAATGACCAACCCAACTAAGGATCATGTGACGTGTGCTAGGCCTCCTGGCCACTGTAGGCTGGGACTTGGCATGGGGTAGGGGTGGAATGGCCTGGCCTCAAATCCCAATTTTCTTATAAAGTCTCACCAAACAGAAGAGTGCTGGGGACTAGTTTGCAACACTGGGGACAAACTCTTCTGACTCTGAAATTAACGACTCCAGTTTTCTAAGCGCCAAAATCAGGCTAGGTCCTGATCTGAGGAATTTACCAGCCAGAGCTCACAGAATCCTCATGATTCTGACAAGGGTGCATTATTCTccccctttcacagatgaggaaactgaggaacagaaagcaAGGACACAAAACCGCTTGAGCAAGCAGCCAGAATACCCCCCCTCCCCGCGCAAACTCACCCCTCCAGCCACTGCCTCAGGGCCACTAGTGGCTGCATCTGTGAGGGCCAAGGGCAACCGGTGCCTCTCCCTCACCAGGAACCCAGTGGCCACACCTGTTCGCCTAGGTTTTCAAGAGGACAGAAGAGCCCAAGCTGGCCCCAGGTGCAGGGCTGGGCTCCTACATCCCATTCACACCCTCCTCCTTGCTGACTCACCCACAGCCCATTCACACCCTCTTTGCTGACTCATGGCTGCGTGCCCTCCACTTGTGACCTGACAGGTCAGGAAGGTGGTGATGGAGGTCAGTTGCTGGGTCCGGGCAGAGGAGGAGATCAAAGGAAGCTTGGCTGCTGGTGGACGTGGGTGTGGGCAGCCAGAACAGAGGTGGCCCCAGCACAGGGCCATGCGAGGCCTGCTCCCCCGGCGGGAGAGGGGCAGAGTCAGGAAGCCAACAAGAAGATAACAGGGCTAAGAAGTCAACAAGTCTTTATTAAACGCCTGCAAAGTTACTGGGAAGAGGCCATGATGCTGGACACACCTGTTGAAAGGGAAGGCCAGGGTCAACGTGAGCACAACGGGAGACGAACCTCTAGCCACCAACCACAGCGCCCATGATTGTTTAGGGGCAGATGATCACAGACCCCCTCAGTCACCATCACAAAGGCAGGAGAGTTAAAAGTCTGGAGTCTGGAACAAGGAGGCCTAGGTTCAGGTCGCGGCTCCACCCTGTACCGGGGGGCAGGGTGTGTGGGGTGACCTCAAGCAAGTCGCTAAACATCAGTTTCCCACCTATAAGAACCATCTACCCTATGGGATTAAATGATGGCCTTAGAACAATGCCTGTTACTAAGTAAGTGTAGCTCGCTATCATCATCACCGTCATAGTAACATTTATTACGTACTGTTTGCAAGACACTCTGAGCACTGAACTTACATCTCCTCACTGCAGAACCCTTTGCTCCAGTGAGTTCTCTCAGAGAACCCCAGCCAGTGGGCACATCTCATTTAGAGTGAGGGTCCACAGCCCCCAAATGTGGAGATGACTGCCCGCTCAATCTTGTTTCTCGATTAAGCAGCAACTTGGTTTGTACTCAGAGGCTACACCATACCAGTCCGTATCTTTCAAACACCAGAATCACACTCGAGACCCAGGGCCTAAGGAAGCAGCCCTTCCCTGTCCCCCGGTTCTCTCTCACTCCAAGACATCCATGCAGCGCAAAGGTGAGAGAGCGCGTGCTAGTGGAACAACAGGTTTGCTCCAGCTGAGCAGCCAGTGGAGTCTGTGTTAGGTAATGTATACGTGATGGTGACAAGGGTAACCTTCAGTGAGCTGTGGGACTGGTTCCTTGCTAAGTGGTGCACGTGGATCGCCTCACTTCACACTCACACCTCCATGAGGTGCCTATCGTGGTGGTGTTCAGTTACTTACAATAATGGCACCTACCTTACGGGGGTGACCTGAGGACCAATGACTTAAAAAGTGTAAAGAACTACACAGTGTTTGTTATAATCATTGGTGCCAACATCCCCCCTTTATACgtgagaaaaccgaggcacagagagataaaaatctcttgcccaaagttacacagctatGAAATAAAGAACCAAGATCCCACCCAGCTAGCTGGACTGCAGAGCCTGCACTTCTGGTTGGTGTTTTGCTGCGTTTTAGCAGATGCGGGGCTGAGGCCCCGAGAGCCCTGGGATCAGTGAAGGTGCGGGGACACCCTGCAAGGCCCCTCCAGACCCCGGGAAGTCTTACTGAGTGCTTCAGGGCAGGATATAGTACCCAGAATTCCAGGGGAGGACACCCAGCATTCTCTGCCATCCCTCCCTGGGCAGGCGGCCTGGGACGGAAGAGGTCAGGGGAGTCTGGCAGATGCCAATTTCCTGGCCTTGAACCAGAACCTATTTACCTGGGTCCTTTGGGGCCCCAGCCCTGGTCTGTCAAAGGGCACCTCCTCAGGCCTACAGCCTGAGGCCTCAGGCCACCACTCACTGTCAAAGTCGATCTTCTCCACGATATTCTTGGGCTTAATGCTCTCTTCCTGGCTACAGATGAAGATCTGGCCCGACTCATCGGTGCTCCAGCCGTACTTGCTCATCCACACCTTTAGCTGGCTGtctgcaggggacacagcagcACAGGGGCTTTGCGCACTCTGATCCCACAGCACCGGGGGGCCAAGGTGtcccccttccctgccttcaGCCCACCTGGTCTCCTGCTGCCGGCCTGGTGCTTCTATAGTTCATTCTCCgaacagcagccagagggagcctTTTAGCCTTCTCATCCTTCCCATTACAGGGCTTTTGCCTTAGCctcctttcattttctatttaccTCTCCCATTTCGAAGCTCGGCTCCTAATGACAGCAGTGTACTTATCTGCCCTTCGCCACAATCTACATGAAATGGCTTCAGAATTAGGGCGTCATCATTACCACTGACAACAAGCTTATGGCACCAGGTTTAAGCATTTCTCTGCAACTGTTTGTTGCCTTCAGAAAATATGCCTGTAAGGTTGTCCAGCCAGAGAAGTGTTCTGTTCCTTGAAATAACTCTTTTCTGTATGACTATTATTCATCTGTTTCCCTTTACATTCCATTCTAAGGGTTGTTTCATCCCCTTTcgatttaatttcacttttaaatatgtaaaacatcTATCCGAGGTAAAGCACTTAGTATAGTGCCTGACTCAAAGTGCCCACTAAAAGTTAGCTtccactgaaaacaaacaaacatcccaCAAAAAACCCACCTGGCTCAAAAGGCAAAACTACCCAAGACGGTACTTAGAGAAATCTCTCCCCCAACCCACCACTCTCCTCCCTGTTCTCACTTCCGGCCCCCAGGGAGTAACCATTTTccttagttcttttatttttccttcttgcgtttctttttgcaaaatgagcaaatacacacacattgttttttctttttggagggatctttttttttttttgcggtacacgggcctctcactgttgtggcctctcccgttgcggagcacaggctccagacgcacaggcccagcggccatggctcacgggcccagtcgctccgcggcatgtgggatcttcccggacccgggcatgaacccacgtcccctgcatcggcaggcggactctcaaccactgctccacctgggaagcccttggagggatctttaaaaacataaatctgatcaGGTCCCTCTCTGCTCAGATCCTCCAGTGGCTCCATCTCACTCAGGGTAAAGGACAAAGTCCTCAGGCAGGAGGCTCCTCGGTATCTGaagcccctcccaccaccacctcgCTGCCCTCAGCTACGCCCCCTCACTCACCCTGCTCCAGCCTAGGGCTTCCTGGCTGCTCTGTGAGCACACAGGATCCTCACATTGGCTCTGCCCTCAGGCTGTAACCGTTCAGATGCTGCACCTCCTCACCTCCATGTGCTTCCTGTCCCCCCgcccctcacccaccccagccctctcTAGGGGCTGTCATGCATGAATTCCCACTGGACATGTACATCTTCATTTGTCACCTGCTTTGCCAACTCCACAAGAACGAATCTGAGTCATTCTGTgttgttcactgctgtggccccagggCCTTGAACACAGAATAGGCGTTGAATTAATTTAcgcagaataaatgaatgaatgccataGGAACCCCGCCAAAGAAGGGAACATTTTATACTAATTCCTTATTCCCTCCCTGGGCCTTCAATAATGACCTGGTGAGGCAGGGGTGGGCCCATCTGAGAAGCTGGCTGAGGCCCACCGCCCTCCTCGCTCCCAACCTCCTAAACGGGCACTAGGGACCCAGAAGGGGGCCTTACCTGTCAGATCCCCGAGCATCTCGGCCAGCAGCCAGCGATCAATGTGCTGATAAGTAATGCCCACAACATGGCAGATAACTGTGGAAATTAGGGACAAAGATGATGAAGGGCCACCCCCAAGACCCTGCTGCCACTCCCTCCCCCGCAGCAGGGAGCCCAAGCTCAGAGAGGAACTTACATTTTCGGACAGAGTCTTCAAAGCCAGTTATACCTTCCAAGAGGTCCATGTTTTCATCCAGGGCTTGCTGTGAGGggatttacaatgttgaaatAACAGTAACATCAATAATGTCAAGAATATTAACAATGACAATAGCAGAAGTGAACACCCCAGCATTCACCCCACATGCCAGCCCTTCTTCTGTGTGCAACCTTATGATGCAACAGTTGCtgtttctttgcccattttatttttctctctggctgcaccgcacggcatgtggaatcttagttccctgaccagggatcaaacccgcaccccctgtagtggaagtacagagtcttaaccactcgaccgccagggaagtcccttgcccattttagagatgaggaaatcaaagctCAGAGCAGCTAAGTGAttagcccaaagtcacagagctggggtttgaacctggCAGGCAGAAACCACAGTCCCAAGAGAGGAGACAGATACAGATTAGCTACCTACACTCACCTACCTCCTCTTGGCTCCCATCTCCGAGAAAAGGGCAACGGTCCTACCACAGCCCACGAGGCCCCCCAGGATCTGCCCGCCACCTCCTCCCACTCACCCCCTCACTCCAGCCACTGGGGCTCCTTGCTGCCCCTTAGAAATTCCAGACACCCGCCCACCTCAAGGTCTCTGCGCTGGCTGCCTTGGGGGCTGGAACTCTCCTCCCCCACGGCTACCACTCCCACCTCCTTCAGGCctctgctcaaatgccaccttcccAGCCAGGGCGCCCCCCAACCTCAGTGTGAGAAACGAGGAACCTGCAAGGACAACGGGAAGGAGCAGCCGGTGCAGCGGGAGGAAAGCCAGGAGAGCAGCTGTCCCGGAGGCCAAGAGACGCTGGCCAGGCAGCTGAGCCAGGGCCTGAGAACTTCCTACCAGACCTAGCAATGGGGACGTCACTGTGGGTCTCAACAAGAGTGGTTCCACGGCCTGCGTGTGGGTTGGGGGGGCAGAGGCTTGGTCATAAAAGCCTGAATGCACTGAACGGCGTTGAGTTCATGTGagcagggggagaggggaggctgaGCACAGGCAACCTGGCCCAGGGGCGGGCCGACCGACAGTCCCGATTCACCTGAGACTGAGGGTTTCCTGGGATGTGAGACTTTCAGCTTGAaaaccaggaaagccctgggcaAACTGGGCCAGCCAGTGCCCCAGGCAGGAGCATGGCTGGAAGGGGAGCAGAGGGAGCGGGCGAGAGGCAGAGCTGGTGGGGAGTGTGGAGGTCCAGGGAGCATTCTCTTTTTTAGGCTAGAACTCACTGCGGGGTGGACGTGTTCCGTGGTGACAGAAACAGTGCGGGAAGGCCAAGTTTGCTGCTATCAGAGACTGGGGAGAACGGCTTGGGTGATGCTGCCGAGTGGGCCAGGGGGAAGGGGGTCGGTGCACCGGAGCAGGGGTGCCTGTGACGGGAGGAGGGACAGGTCGCCCACGAAAAGAGAAAAGTGCTCTGTCAGCTGCCGGTAGACGTCTGGCCAGGGGCAGGAAGTTCTGCTTTGGCTGCTTCTATTTTCCCATGAAATGAGAAGCCCGATCGTAAGCTGAGGTGGGGAGAAAGTGGTGGTGATGGGCAGCTGTGAAGAGCTGTCCAGGCGAGGGGG contains:
- the EIF3K gene encoding eukaryotic translation initiation factor 3 subunit K isoform X2 → MIDQAHQEERPIRQILYLGDLLETCHFQAFWQALDENMDLLEGITGFEDSVRKFICHVVGITYQHIDRWLLAEMLGDLTDSQLKVWMSKYGWSTDESGQIFICSQEESIKPKNIVEKIDFDSVSSIMASSQ